In Elusimicrobiota bacterium, the genomic stretch CGAGCTGGGCATGCTCTTGAAAATGCTCCATGACACCAAATCTCATTGGCTGTCCGGTTTTTTAAGCGCGGATTTTTCCCGCGTGTCTTCGGCTGTGGCGGATCAAATCTGCAAAACAGCGGGCTTAAACCCCAGGATGAAGCCGCGCATGGTGGCGCGCCAAGACGCGGAGGCTCTGCATAAAGCGATTCAGGCGACTAAAATCATGGCGCCCCCTACCAATTGCCTTTCCCCGATCGGCGAAAAAGCGATTCTCTCCGGGCTGTATAAACAAATCAAAGGTTCATTTTACACGGCCGTGTCTCGACCCCCGGCTGTTTATCGCGGCAACCCTTTTATCATCGAGGCGGGGCTGGCTTATGGCTTGGGCCCCGGCCAGGCTGCGCCGGCTCAGCCGCAGGCGCCGTTGGCGGAAGGCGAGTCCCATGAAAGCGATGACAGCGAACTGGCCCGCGTGATCCGTTTTGCCAATCGCGTGCCTTTGGTTTACCAGCAATCCGCCTGTTCCACATTCAAAGCTGTTTTGGAAACCAATTGGAAAAATTATGGCGTGGCTCAATCACGCGGCGCTCCCCCGTCCGGGCCCATGGTTGTTTTCGTGCATATGGCCTCGGTGTGGGTGCCCTTCACCAGCGAATCCAAAGAAGCAATCGCGGATTACGACGAGATCCGCAAAGAAATCACGCTCGCTTTGCGTGAATGCGGGCGAAGGCTGGGTATTTATTTAAAGCGTCGCGAGCGCGCTAAAATCGAACACCGGCGCAGGAATATTTTCGAGCTGTACATCGAAGAGGTGGTGCAAGCCTGCAAGCGTTTGAAAGGCGGGAAGCTCGCGGACGCCAAACTTAAAAATCAACTTTTGGAAATCGCCAAAAAACGTACCGGCGGTGAGAAAACGGACGAGCTATTGGATCAAAAAACCGGGCCCGAAGGCCTGCCGAATTCCATCATCGTGACCGAAGAAGGGGTTGAAGGCGAGGTGGCCGCAACGCCGGTTTTAACAACTGAGCCGGTTCCGGCCCAGGCTCCAACCACGGAACCTGAACAAGAGCCCAAGCAAGCCCGGCCTAAGGCCAAAAAAGCTGCGCCGGCTACGGCCAAGAAGAAAAAGAGAGGCAAAAAATAATGGCCAAAAAAACCGGAGCCATCGAAAAAAGATTGGTGGGGTTGGCTGATACCGTGATCGAGGCGGCCCAGAAAAAGAAAGACCCGGCCATCGAAATTCCGGTGCGCGCCCTTTCCAATGTCAAATTCAATGAGAAGAAAGGCATTATTGAAATGGGCAAAAACACCCAGGAGCGCACGTTCTTCAACGTGGGCATGGCTAAAAAATTCATGCAGACCATGCTGGTGGGCGACGCCTTGGCCGAGCTCCAGCGCGCGGATTTGACCACCAGCTTAAGGGAAATTTATTACCGCACTAAGCACACCATCGCGGATTCTAACGAGAACACCTTCGACACGCAGGATGAGTCGGACCCCATTATCGAGGATTTGGAAGTCGGGCTGGCCGCTTTAAGAGAAGAGCTGCACGTGCGCGCGGAAAACGGCGGCACCGTGATCGGCCCTTTGGTGTTGGAGGACGACGGGGACAGGGTCGACTGCTCGCGCCTGGGCAAAGGCGGCTATTCCGTGCCCTCGATCGTCGAGGATCCTTATGTCAAAATTAAAAAATGCACGGCGGATTTCCTTCTGCTGGTGGAAAAAGGCACCCAGTGGAACCGCTTGGCCGAGGACAAGTTTTGGAAAAAATACAATTGCGTGCTGTTGACCGGAAACGGGCAGCCGCCGCGCGGCGTGCGCCGCTTGGCCCGGCGCCTGCATGAAGAGAAGAAGCTGCCCGTTTATGTGTTGGTCGACAACGACCCCTGGGGCTATTACATTTATTCCGTCGTTAAGCAGGGCTCCATCAACCTGGCCTTCGAAAGCCAGCGCATGGCCATCCCTACCGCCAAATTCGTGGGCCTCTCCAGCGCGGATCCGGAGCACTACGGGCTTCCAAGGAACGTGGGCATCAAGTTAAACGACAAGGACATCACCCGCGCCAAAGAATTGATGAATTACCCCTGGTTCCAGGATAAAAAGTGGCAGGCTGAGATTAAACGCATGTTGGCCTCCGGCCTCAAATATGAGCTCGATGCCCTGGCCAATAAAGATTTCCAATACCTGACTAAAAAATACCTTCCCAAAAAACTCGCCGACAAAGACTGGATCGATTAAAGTCGTTTAAGGCAAATGGGGAAAATTTTAGAGCGCCAGGGCTACCATTTATTGGGGTATCTCCTGTTGGGGAGCATCCTTTACTGGGCTGTTTTGCAGAACCCCGAATCCCACGGCCGGGCCTTGAGCCTGTCCACTTCCGGCTTGGCCGCTTTATCCTGGATTTTGGCCGGTATTTTTCAATTCGGCAGCGCCATTATTTGGCGTCTGGAGCTTCACCGCGGCTACGTCCATCGGACCATGGGCGGCACGGGGTTTCCGTTGTTTCGCTTCTTCTTCGCCGTTATCATCATCACGCGCATGCTGCTCGTGATCCCTATCTCAAAGACTTCGGCGGGGACGTTGCCCATTCCCCCGGCTTTGTTTTGGATTCTTATCCTTGCTCCTCTGCCGTTGATCATTTGGGCCTGCGTTTCCGTTTTGCTTTATTTTGGGTTTATCCGCGCCACGGGCGCCGATCACTTCGACCCCGCCTATAAGAAACGGGGCTTGGAGACCAGAGGAATTTTTAAATACATCAGAAACCCCATGTACGCGGTGATTCTTCTGCTGCTTTATCATCCCGGTTTGTATTTTCAAAGTTTCCTGGGCTTGGTCGCTGCGGCCTGTCACCACGCTTTTGTCTGGTGCCATTATTTTTGCACGGAAAAACCGGACATGAAGAAGATTTACGGAGACAAATTTTAGCCGGCATTCCTAAAAAATGAGTTGAACAAGACTGGATTTTTAATGAATTATATGGTATATATCTATATATACCATGATAATTTTCAAAGTCGCGGACATTTTTGAGAAAAAAAGCTTGGACTATGCCATTGTTGGAGGATTTGCCGTGGCCCTTCACGGCGCCGTTCGGGGAACCGTGGATTTGGATCTGGTTTTAAAACTTTCCCGGGAAAGTTTTA encodes the following:
- a CDS encoding DNA topoisomerase IV subunit A, whose protein sequence is MAKKTGAIEKRLVGLADTVIEAAQKKKDPAIEIPVRALSNVKFNEKKGIIEMGKNTQERTFFNVGMAKKFMQTMLVGDALAELQRADLTTSLREIYYRTKHTIADSNENTFDTQDESDPIIEDLEVGLAALREELHVRAENGGTVIGPLVLEDDGDRVDCSRLGKGGYSVPSIVEDPYVKIKKCTADFLLLVEKGTQWNRLAEDKFWKKYNCVLLTGNGQPPRGVRRLARRLHEEKKLPVYVLVDNDPWGYYIYSVVKQGSINLAFESQRMAIPTAKFVGLSSADPEHYGLPRNVGIKLNDKDITRAKELMNYPWFQDKKWQAEIKRMLASGLKYELDALANKDFQYLTKKYLPKKLADKDWID
- a CDS encoding DNA topoisomerase VI subunit B, whose product is MTADEMGLQQREISVSEFFTKNRHLLGFDNPRKALLTTVKEAVDNALDASEEAGILPEITVKVEMAHAGPTPPPVSQATRFRATVIDYGPGIVRQQVPRIFAKLLYGSKFHRLKMSRGQQGIGISAAGMYGQLTTGKPVKIISRTSEKTPAHYFEVQIDTKKNEPIILEKKEIDWENHRGTQVTIELEGRYQKGRASVDEYMELTSISNPHAKLTYITPEGETKIFERTIGELPETPRTIKPHPYGIELGMLLKMLHDTKSHWLSGFLSADFSRVSSAVADQICKTAGLNPRMKPRMVARQDAEALHKAIQATKIMAPPTNCLSPIGEKAILSGLYKQIKGSFYTAVSRPPAVYRGNPFIIEAGLAYGLGPGQAAPAQPQAPLAEGESHESDDSELARVIRFANRVPLVYQQSACSTFKAVLETNWKNYGVAQSRGAPPSGPMVVFVHMASVWVPFTSESKEAIADYDEIRKEITLALRECGRRLGIYLKRRERAKIEHRRRNIFELYIEEVVQACKRLKGGKLADAKLKNQLLEIAKKRTGGEKTDELLDQKTGPEGLPNSIIVTEEGVEGEVAATPVLTTEPVPAQAPTTEPEQEPKQARPKAKKAAPATAKKKKRGKK